A portion of the Deinococcus carri genome contains these proteins:
- a CDS encoding cation diffusion facilitator family transporter, producing MSEHGHSHGANANARQLSIALALTGTFLVVEVVYGFISGSLALLSDAGHMLTDAMALVLSLFAIRIGQREADQRRTFGYRRTEILAAAVNAAALFAIGLYILFEAYRRLREPVEVQSTTMLIVAVLGLIVNLISARLLVSGSEHSLNVKSAYLEVMGDLLGSVAVIVGALIIRFTGLTWVDPVLGALIGLWVLPRTWVLLRASVNVLLEGVPEGMDLDGLRAELAALPSVLEVHDLHVWSVTSGVHSLTAHLVVAAGQPHPDLLPQVHALAERHGIEHSTVQFEPPDAHAGHAAHFHP from the coding sequence ATGAGTGAACACGGCCACAGCCACGGGGCGAATGCCAACGCCCGGCAACTGTCTATCGCCCTGGCCCTGACCGGGACGTTCCTGGTGGTGGAGGTCGTCTACGGCTTCATCTCCGGAAGTCTCGCGCTGCTTTCCGATGCGGGGCACATGCTGACCGACGCGATGGCGCTGGTGCTGTCCCTCTTCGCGATCCGCATCGGGCAGCGGGAGGCGGACCAGCGGCGCACCTTCGGCTACCGCCGCACGGAGATCCTGGCGGCAGCGGTGAATGCCGCCGCCCTCTTCGCCATCGGCCTGTACATCCTGTTCGAGGCGTACCGGCGGCTGCGGGAACCGGTGGAGGTGCAGAGCACCACCATGCTGATCGTGGCGGTGCTGGGTTTGATCGTGAACCTGATCAGTGCCCGCCTTCTCGTCTCGGGCAGCGAGCACAGCCTGAACGTGAAGTCCGCGTACCTGGAGGTCATGGGCGACCTGCTGGGGTCCGTGGCCGTGATCGTCGGTGCCCTGATCATCCGCTTCACAGGCCTCACCTGGGTGGACCCGGTGCTGGGTGCCCTCATCGGCCTGTGGGTGCTGCCCCGCACCTGGGTCCTCCTGCGGGCCAGCGTGAACGTGCTGCTGGAAGGGGTCCCGGAAGGCATGGACCTGGACGGCCTGCGGGCGGAACTCGCGGCGCTGCCCAGTGTGCTGGAGGTCCATGACCTGCACGTCTGGAGCGTGACCAGCGGGGTGCATAGCCTGACCGCCCACCTGGTGGTGGCGGCGGGCCAGCCGCACCCGGACCTGCTGCCCCAGGTCCATGCCCTCGCTGAACGCCACGGGATCGAGCACAGCACGGTGCAGTTCGAACCCCCGGACGCCCACGCCGGACATGCGGCCCACTTCCACCCATGA
- a CDS encoding SCO family protein, with protein MTTSAPRPFWSSLLWALLAVSLLLGSAWAYARFKSPYPFYGTVFNPETAAPTLAGIGEDGRPFALSDLRGQTVAVFFGFLHCPNICPTTLASLERVRQALPEADRANFRTVLVTLDPARDDVKRLREYVTYFSASARGVFIPEPQLADTAAAWGVGYQKAAVQSGTSYQINHTTGVYLIDREGRRRVVWDYTQLTNVDRVVADVRQVMR; from the coding sequence ATGACCACTTCGGCCCCCCGTCCCTTCTGGTCTTCCCTCCTGTGGGCACTGCTCGCGGTCAGCCTGCTGCTGGGCAGTGCCTGGGCCTACGCCCGGTTCAAAAGTCCTTACCCCTTCTACGGCACGGTGTTCAACCCGGAGACTGCGGCCCCCACGCTGGCCGGGATCGGGGAGGATGGCCGGCCCTTCGCGCTGAGTGACCTGCGGGGTCAGACGGTGGCGGTGTTCTTCGGCTTCCTGCACTGCCCGAACATCTGTCCGACGACGCTCGCCTCCCTGGAACGGGTGCGCCAGGCGTTGCCCGAGGCGGACCGCGCCAACTTCCGCACGGTGCTCGTGACGCTCGACCCGGCCCGTGACGACGTAAAGCGGCTGCGCGAGTACGTGACGTACTTCAGCGCGTCGGCCCGGGGCGTGTTCATTCCGGAGCCGCAACTGGCAGACACCGCGGCTGCCTGGGGCGTGGGCTACCAGAAAGCGGCCGTGCAGAGCGGCACGAGTTACCAGATCAACCACACCACGGGCGTGTACCTCATAGACCGTGAGGGCCGGCGACGGGTGGTCTGGGACTACACCCAGCTCACGAACGTGGACCGGGTGGTGGCGGATGTCCGGCAGGTGATGCGGTGA